One Acutalibacter muris DNA window includes the following coding sequences:
- a CDS encoding type 2 periplasmic-binding domain-containing protein, protein MTGCKKNKNLESEGVSSYVSEESAANEEDTSPLRVLIDLEYGSDVYVRLQDELENYDKEYVRGKWEGISLQAKIEDMGGPSSVEIEIAPIRENERDVYLTSLRTEMMSGGGPDVFVCRGGTGFHEKETNGKISFGEWIESEPLFKFPQQAMKRNMFLALEDYIKKAQFMEWEKLTPVVMDAGKTEKGQFLLPMTYTVATTAFRESDVEHTPSRDMKWEDMLSDGPHMPLAAIAEVELIGNGLAPFADYEHDKLAVSEEEMLRYYGVKLDNRKKYNEESGVPYIGFDLKVMHEYDLSIYDESFNKDDPITLVPLYSRNGGYMATVTSFAGINANTKHPDEAFWVVDYLLGEECQRSILYTFMTTNQAVPTLEGLMTSGKAVSTGFEDDNGKPKGKMPDNLYEQFCAVRDNISFADFATPLDREFQKLYFDLLEPSTKSREDVIHDAYMRMSMELAES, encoded by the coding sequence ATGACAGGTTGTAAAAAAAATAAAAATCTTGAATCGGAGGGCGTTTCATCTTATGTCTCCGAAGAAAGTGCCGCCAATGAGGAAGATACCTCCCCGCTGCGTGTTCTTATTGATTTAGAATATGGAAGCGATGTATATGTAAGGCTCCAGGACGAGCTTGAGAACTATGACAAGGAATATGTCCGCGGAAAATGGGAGGGTATCAGCCTTCAGGCCAAGATAGAGGACATGGGTGGGCCGTCCTCTGTTGAGATTGAGATAGCCCCTATTAGGGAGAACGAGCGGGACGTATATTTGACCAGCCTGCGCACGGAAATGATGTCCGGCGGCGGCCCGGATGTCTTTGTGTGCAGGGGCGGCACAGGATTTCACGAAAAGGAAACAAACGGCAAAATAAGCTTTGGCGAATGGATAGAGTCCGAGCCGCTGTTCAAATTTCCCCAGCAGGCCATGAAAAGAAATATGTTCCTTGCGCTGGAGGATTACATCAAAAAGGCCCAGTTCATGGAGTGGGAGAAGCTGACTCCGGTGGTGATGGACGCGGGGAAAACGGAGAAAGGACAGTTTTTGCTGCCAATGACGTACACAGTCGCAACCACAGCCTTTCGGGAGTCCGATGTTGAGCATACGCCGTCGAGGGATATGAAATGGGAGGATATGCTCTCCGATGGGCCGCATATGCCCCTCGCGGCAATCGCGGAAGTAGAACTCATAGGGAATGGGCTGGCGCCATTTGCCGACTACGAGCACGACAAGCTGGCCGTATCGGAGGAGGAGATGCTCCGATACTATGGTGTGAAGCTTGATAATCGTAAGAAATATAATGAGGAAAGCGGTGTTCCCTACATCGGGTTTGATTTGAAGGTCATGCATGAATATGATTTGAGTATTTATGACGAAAGCTTCAACAAAGATGACCCCATTACATTGGTTCCGCTTTATTCTCGTAATGGCGGATATATGGCAACCGTTACAAGCTTTGCGGGGATAAACGCAAACACAAAACACCCGGACGAGGCTTTTTGGGTCGTGGACTATCTGCTGGGGGAGGAATGTCAGAGGTCTATCCTGTATACGTTCATGACCACAAATCAAGCCGTGCCTACTCTGGAGGGGCTTATGACAAGTGGAAAGGCTGTTTCCACTGGGTTCGAAGATGATAACGGAAAGCCGAAAGGAAAAATGCCTGATAACCTCTATGAGCAGTTCTGTGCTGTTAGGGACAATATAAGCTTTGCTGATTTTGCCACGCCTTTGGATCGTGAATTTCAGAAGCTCTACTTTGATTTACTTGAGCCGTCCACAAAATCCCGGGAGGATGTTATCCATGACGCTTATATGAGAATGAGTATGGAACTTGCTGAAAGCTGA
- a CDS encoding DUF3794 domain-containing protein, translating to MQAHIKTAPYEYFDPIFDGRYETPLDTEYNLPDYCTDIQKILKCRAVPEVSSYMIAGDTLTCDGVCDIRVLYLDGKGDSVRCCEFTKDFTASIKLKAAEEKAVACVEASMAHLTCRAVSARRIDLHAAVTLNVLAVVQKKELITCSLDDETIEKRGETFSAHQAVNAVCHQFTLEDTLPVKNGKPPIETILHREVSCRIIENRLSDERLTVNGSADISLLYTSAVDSGTEKLSASVDFSQIIECAGADEECICDLRIIAGESGIQPREDDVGEYTSISVMIKVFLMAFLYKPCEVGIINDAYSVKAPLELRYAQNAFTKIHGTSSEVLKKKCSLTVTDDEIQKVLDIWCEHDTVQTVCEKGKLNYRVKYNICMLYVNAQGRILYIEKQFDQSFTTDLDNQLAKRADTTWHTGLWEYRIADKSTVEVSVETTVSSVLLSLDNVKYLTSATVDEGAPGFDIRPRFLIYYAASGEKLWDIAKNHRALLSDVRAQNELFEDTVPESRPIIICNR from the coding sequence ATGCAGGCCCATATCAAGACCGCGCCCTATGAATATTTCGACCCCATATTTGACGGCCGTTACGAAACGCCGCTGGACACCGAATACAACCTGCCAGACTACTGCACTGATATCCAGAAGATATTGAAGTGCCGGGCCGTTCCCGAGGTTTCGTCGTACATGATCGCGGGGGACACTCTGACCTGCGACGGAGTGTGCGATATCCGTGTGCTATACCTGGATGGCAAAGGGGACTCTGTCCGCTGCTGTGAGTTCACCAAGGATTTCACCGCCAGCATAAAACTAAAGGCTGCAGAGGAGAAGGCTGTTGCCTGTGTAGAGGCCTCTATGGCCCATCTTACTTGCCGGGCGGTCAGCGCGCGGAGGATAGACCTGCACGCTGCGGTCACTCTGAACGTGCTGGCGGTGGTGCAAAAAAAGGAACTTATCACCTGCAGTCTGGACGACGAAACCATTGAAAAGCGCGGGGAGACCTTTTCCGCACATCAGGCAGTTAACGCGGTATGCCATCAATTCACCCTTGAGGACACTCTGCCGGTAAAAAACGGCAAGCCTCCTATAGAGACTATTCTGCACCGGGAAGTATCCTGCCGCATCATTGAAAACAGACTTTCTGACGAGCGGCTGACGGTAAACGGAAGCGCGGATATTTCCCTTTTATATACCTCGGCCGTTGACAGCGGTACAGAGAAGCTTTCCGCTTCTGTGGATTTCAGTCAGATAATCGAATGTGCCGGGGCCGACGAGGAGTGTATCTGCGACCTGCGAATCATCGCCGGAGAGAGCGGCATACAACCCAGAGAAGATGATGTAGGGGAGTATACCAGCATAAGCGTAATGATAAAGGTATTCCTTATGGCTTTCCTGTATAAGCCCTGCGAAGTAGGTATTATTAACGACGCCTATTCCGTTAAGGCTCCGCTGGAGCTGCGTTACGCCCAGAACGCCTTTACAAAGATACATGGGACATCCTCGGAGGTACTTAAAAAGAAATGCAGCCTTACTGTCACTGATGACGAGATACAGAAGGTACTGGATATTTGGTGCGAGCATGACACGGTTCAAACGGTTTGTGAGAAGGGGAAACTCAATTATCGGGTGAAATACAATATATGTATGCTGTATGTGAACGCCCAGGGACGCATCCTATATATCGAGAAGCAGTTTGATCAAAGCTTCACCACCGACCTTGATAACCAGCTTGCAAAAAGGGCTGACACTACCTGGCACACAGGCTTATGGGAGTATCGCATTGCCGACAAGAGCACTGTAGAGGTCTCTGTCGAAACCACCGTTAGCTCGGTGCTGTTAAGCCTGGACAACGTAAAATACCTGACTTCGGCAACAGTTGATGAGGGCGCCCCGGGCTTTGATATACGGCCAAGGTTTCTTATCTACTATGCTGCCAGCGGAGAGAAGCTTTGGGACATTGCCAAAAACCATCGGGCCTTGCTCAGCGATGTCAGGGCACAGAACGAGCTGTTTGAGGACACAGTGCCAGAGTCCCGCCCCATCATAATCTGCAACAGATAA
- the spoIVA gene encoding stage IV sporulation protein A, translating to MEDFNVYKDIQDRTNGEIYIGVVGPVRTGKSTFIKKFMDTVVIPNIPDGLQRERAVDELPQSSAGRTIMTTEPKFIPEQAVSVQIDDDAMFNVRMIDCVGYIVPSAIGYIEEDQPRMVRTPWFDEPIPFNMAAEIGTKKVITEHSTIGLVITTDGSISDIPREEYEEAEERVIDELNQTNRPFVMLLNCVDPGDPNSRALAARLSGKYSVPVLPVNCIDITEQGIKEIIANLLYQFPVREVELSVPGWVASLGSEHWLYSSVFGTIKNCCGITRMREVRGMMESVGTCDSIQGVNVRRIDLGSGCASAELIFDQSLFYKILSEKTELEIKDESELLAQLIEMTEIKKTFQKLRQAYDDVLETGYGIVMPEVEELTLEEPQILKQNGKYGIRLKATAPSIHMLRTQINTEITPIVGSEQQSEELVMYLLKEFEENPVKIWESNIFGKSLHSLVNEGMHNKLYRMPSDAREKVRETIERIINDGCSGLICIIL from the coding sequence ATGGAAGATTTCAACGTATATAAGGATATCCAGGACCGCACAAACGGCGAAATTTACATCGGCGTTGTGGGCCCTGTGCGCACAGGCAAATCCACCTTTATCAAGAAATTTATGGACACGGTAGTAATTCCCAATATCCCTGACGGACTTCAGCGGGAACGGGCGGTGGATGAGCTGCCTCAGTCCTCTGCCGGCCGCACCATCATGACTACCGAGCCAAAGTTTATCCCTGAACAGGCGGTCTCGGTGCAGATAGACGATGACGCCATGTTTAATGTGCGTATGATTGACTGTGTAGGCTATATTGTCCCCAGCGCTATCGGCTACATAGAGGAGGACCAGCCGCGTATGGTGCGCACGCCATGGTTTGATGAGCCCATCCCCTTCAATATGGCGGCGGAGATCGGCACCAAGAAGGTCATAACGGAGCACTCTACCATTGGGCTCGTGATAACCACAGACGGCAGTATAAGCGATATCCCCAGGGAGGAATATGAGGAGGCGGAGGAACGGGTTATAGACGAGCTGAACCAGACCAACAGGCCCTTTGTCATGCTGCTCAACTGTGTTGACCCGGGCGACCCTAACAGCCGCGCTTTGGCCGCCCGCCTTTCCGGTAAATATTCTGTGCCGGTATTGCCGGTCAACTGTATCGATATCACTGAACAAGGTATAAAGGAGATAATCGCTAATCTATTATACCAGTTCCCTGTACGTGAAGTGGAGCTTTCCGTGCCCGGATGGGTAGCCTCTTTGGGTTCTGAGCACTGGCTGTATTCATCTGTTTTCGGAACCATCAAAAACTGCTGCGGCATTACCCGGATGCGGGAAGTGCGAGGTATGATGGAGAGTGTTGGAACCTGTGATTCAATCCAGGGAGTCAATGTACGGAGGATAGACCTGGGAAGCGGCTGTGCCAGCGCGGAGCTTATCTTTGACCAATCCCTGTTTTACAAGATACTCAGTGAAAAGACCGAGCTGGAGATCAAGGATGAATCTGAGCTGTTGGCACAACTAATCGAGATGACAGAAATCAAAAAGACCTTTCAAAAGCTTCGCCAGGCCTATGACGATGTGCTTGAGACCGGCTATGGCATCGTCATGCCAGAGGTAGAAGAGCTGACTCTGGAGGAGCCCCAGATTCTCAAGCAAAACGGCAAATACGGTATCCGTCTGAAAGCCACCGCACCGTCTATCCATATGCTGAGAACCCAGATAAATACGGAAATCACTCCCATCGTCGGCTCTGAGCAGCAGTCCGAGGAGTTGGTAATGTACCTTTTAAAGGAGTTCGAGGAGAACCCGGTAAAAATATGGGAATCCAATATCTTTGGCAAGTCCTTGCACTCCCTTGTAAACGAAGGTATGCATAATAAGCTGTACCGTATGCCCTCCGACGCCAGGGAAAAGGTACGCGAGACTATTGAACGCATCATAAACGATGGCTGCAGCGGCCTGATATGCATAATACTATAA
- a CDS encoding type IV pilus twitching motility protein PilT, whose translation MKGQVIKMDIQNVLRQAAEWNASDVFLVAGLPVTLKCKGHQQRLTEGILMPEHTQALIDQIYRFIGRDQTRIAQGKDDDFSFAVRGMGRFRVNVFRQRGSMAAVIRLIQFGLPDPALLGIPEEVLSLTENQKGLVLVTGAVGTGKSTTLACMIQRINQSRDCHIITMEDPIEYVYRHERSIVTQREISIDAISYPAALRSALRESPDVILLGEMRDYDTISAAITATETGLLLFSTLHTSSAANTITRIIDVFPAGQQQQVKIQLAQLLKGVVCQQLIPDIEGRLIPVFEIMKTNNAIQNMIREDKLHQLDSVMMSGASEGMCTMDGSLLKLYQQGRITRETAMVYCMNYEVMAKRLGV comes from the coding sequence GTGAAAGGACAGGTCATCAAGATGGATATCCAGAATGTTTTGCGCCAGGCGGCAGAGTGGAATGCCTCGGATGTTTTCCTAGTGGCCGGACTGCCGGTAACACTAAAGTGCAAGGGGCACCAGCAAAGGCTGACGGAGGGCATACTTATGCCGGAGCATACCCAGGCGCTGATAGACCAGATTTACCGTTTCATTGGGCGCGACCAGACGAGAATCGCCCAGGGAAAAGATGACGATTTCTCCTTTGCTGTGCGCGGCATGGGTCGGTTTAGGGTAAACGTATTCAGACAGCGCGGCTCTATGGCGGCGGTGATAAGGCTTATACAATTCGGCCTGCCTGACCCCGCCTTGCTGGGCATACCTGAGGAGGTGCTGTCCCTTACGGAAAATCAGAAGGGTTTGGTGCTGGTCACAGGGGCTGTGGGCACAGGGAAATCCACTACGCTTGCCTGTATGATACAGCGGATAAATCAGAGCAGGGACTGCCATATTATCACGATGGAGGATCCTATAGAGTATGTCTACCGTCATGAGCGGTCTATCGTTACCCAGCGGGAAATATCCATCGACGCGATCAGTTACCCTGCGGCGCTGCGCTCCGCACTGCGGGAAAGCCCGGACGTTATACTGCTGGGAGAGATGCGGGACTATGACACTATATCCGCGGCTATAACGGCCACAGAAACCGGGCTGCTGCTGTTCAGCACCCTTCATACCAGCAGCGCGGCCAACACTATCACCAGGATAATCGACGTGTTTCCGGCCGGCCAGCAGCAACAGGTAAAAATACAGCTGGCACAGCTTCTCAAGGGAGTGGTATGCCAGCAGCTAATACCTGACATAGAGGGCAGGCTTATCCCGGTGTTTGAAATTATGAAGACAAATAACGCGATTCAGAATATGATACGAGAGGATAAGCTTCACCAGCTGGATTCAGTGATGATGTCTGGCGCCAGCGAGGGTATGTGCACTATGGACGGCAGCCTTTTGAAGCTCTACCAGCAGGGACGGATTACCAGAGAAACAGCCATGGTATACTGTATGAATTATGAAGTTATGGCAAAGCGTCTGGGAGTCTAG